The Geothrix oryzae DNA window GATATTTCTATAATACCGGCCAACAAAATACCACTGCTTCTGCCGCCGGAGTCACACCAATTGAATTCACAACCAGTGTATTGGCTTCTACACATAAATACGATGGTATATATCTATGTAACCTTGAAAATACCGGTCTATATGGATTAACCCCTTTTCGGTTTTCCATTGTCAATGGTCAACCATATAGCGATAGCTACACAGACTCACATGGCGGTATCTCCATTAAAATCGGGGGCACTTTTAATGAAAATGACGCTACGCTATTGTTAAGCGTAGAATACAATAGTATCTTTGATTTCGCCAGGCATTATTTTATTGACTTCACAAGTAGTCTAACGATCGACTCCCTCGGCAATATCACGGGCTCTGGGGTATGGATGTACAAGGCTCAACTTGCGGAGCATAATGGTAATGGCACATGCAGTAGAAAATAAAATCGGCATGTCAGAGAACATACAAAAGCAGGTGCCGTCGCTTCAATGATTTCAAGTAGCGCTAACTGGTCGGCACCCCCCGGCAAACTCAAGCGACATTGAGGAACGGACCAGGCCTTCATAATGTGGCTAGCAAATTACCTACCGCCCTCCTGAATTCGCTTGTAACCATACCGGGTGAACTCTGCGATGGGCCAGCATCTGCTGAATGCTGTGGCCGGCGCCACTGAAAATGATGCTCTGCCGATCCCCGACCACCCCCTTCAAGAAATTCCGCCCGGTAAGCCCATCACCCTCTTCGGGTGCCAATGCCAGGCTGGATAGCCAATCGATGCTGGAGGTCTCACTGAGCAATCTGCCGATCTTCCGGGTGTCGATGGTGGGCACCTGAACGCTATGGCTGTGACATTTTGAACGCCCCTGCTCAAATTTGTCGGAGCGGGTGGTTGGACCAGTCCCATACCTCAAAAAAGCCTCTAATCATTTTGCGACTGGCGTGAAGGTGTTCAATTCGGAAATGAATCGGGTAATCACGCTCTTGCAGTCAAATATCCTTGAATAAATTTCGCCACTTGCCTCTCCCATTTGCTTCCAATCAGCTTGCCTGGATAGCATGGATTCGAAAGCTGTTTTGATTTGGCTGGGATCAAAGGGATCGAATAAGAACCCATTCTTGCCTTCTTCCAGGACCTCAAAATGATTCCCACAACGATTGGATACCAACAATGGAAGTTTCATCCTTAGTCCCTCTACTAGGACGAGGGGGCTGGCATCGGTGAAGGAGGGGAGGGTAAGAACTTGGGCTTCCCTGTACAGCCTAACGAGTTGCTGAGTCTCGCAGTGTCCCAGCAATTGCACATGGGACTCGATGTTGTGTTCTGAAAGATAGGCCTGGACAGAGGCTCGATCCGGACCGTCACCAGCGACTACAAAGCGGGCTTTTCGAATGTTATCGTCCCCAATGGCCTTCAAGAAATTAATGAGGCCCTTGATTCGTTCATCAAGCCGGAGTGAAAAAAGGATAGTGGGAGTTATTCGAAGATATCTTTGTTCCACATCTTCGTTTGTGAGTTGGAAACTCGATTCATCAATGGTATTGGGGAGATCGATAAAAGCCTTGTCTGGCATACCCCATTTCTGGAAAGTGATCTCGACCATCCGACCGGAACTAATCTGAGCCCCAGTCGAGGCATTATATACATATTTTCTCATCCATTTCTTAATCATGTTGTCGTTTGAGGCGCCGATAGTAAGATAGTTGGCCTCAGACCAGAAATGTAATTGGCTCCGATAAAGGCCCAATCGTTTCAATGTCGCAAGAATGAGAACATTGATGTCATTCCAACTGCCGCCAATGACGACCTCTTTCCTACGAGAGGTGAGCAACATCCATAGGAGGCGCGGATTGAAATGGATGTGGAAGCGACCAAGCCTCCAATAGAAGCCGCGGTCAATGTAAAAGGGATGCTTCAGTGAAGCCCTATCCAAAACCCAATTCCGGTCATTTTCCGTCTCCCGCATGTAATAGACGATGAAATCCAGGCCTCGCTCATACAGTTCATTATAAAAAGCGATCCGGTAAGGTGCGGGAATGTTGGTAAAGAAGATGAATTGTTTATTGGATATTGCTGGCGATTCTGTCATTGAATCCACATCTTATAAGGGCAACACGGGCGAGAATCTAGCGAAGGCGATCAGGATGATTACGGCACCACTCCACCGTCCTGGAAATCCCTTCATGTATATCAATAGAATTTTCGTAACCCAAGAGTGATTTTGCCCGCTGGATGTCCGCAAGAGAGTCCCGAATATCGCCCTTGCGTTCCTCCACATGGATAGGGGTGATGGAGGAGTGTAGGGCAAGGGCGATGAGACGGTAGAGATCATTGATGGTGGTTCGTTGGCCACTGCCGACATTGATCAGGTGCGCACCGGGAGGAAGGTCTCCGAAAAGTCCGAGGATGTTGGATTGGGCCACATTCCTTACATAAACAAAATCTCTTGATTGCTCGCCGCTACCAAAAATGGTGGGGGATTCCCCTCGAAGCAACTGGGAGACGAAAAGCGGGATGACGGCTGCGTAGGGCCCTCGAGGGTTCTGCTTCGGGCCGAACACATTGAAATAGCGAAGGCCTACGAGAGTCATTCCGTGTGCGTAGTGGAAGGCGGCTGCGAAGTCTTCATTTCCCTGTTTGCTGGCCGCATAGGGAGACAAGGGAAGCCCGCGGTTGGTTTCGGAGATCGGACTTTCCTTCAAGTCGCCATATATGGAGGAAGAGGACGCATAGACAATCCTTGTGACCCCCGCAAGCCGGGCCTGATTGCACAAGGTGACAAAACCGTGAAGGTTGTGAAAGGAGTATAGTTCAGGCATGACGACCGACCGAGGAACAGACCCCAAGGCGGCTTGGTGGGTGACAAGGTCCACGCCGCGGCAGGCACGGGCACAATCCTCTGATCGGGTGATGTCTCCCTCCATAATCTCCAGGTCACCCTTAAGATCTTCAAGGTTTCGCCTATCCCCTTCGCTGAAATTGTCGAGAATCCGTACAGAATGGCCCATTTCGAGCAGACATTCCGCGAGATTACTACCGATGAACCCTGCGCCACCTGTAACCAATACTTTCAATGAAGTGTCTCCTAGAGGCATGATTGAAAATCGGCCCGCCCCGCAGAGGGCCAGATCAGTAGATTCATTGTCCGTTGGCCCGAGCCGATTGCCTCTGGACATGTGCCCCAGAGGTGATTCCATGGCCCTAATTCATCCCAGTTTAACCCGTAGCCATTCACGATTAAACCAAGCCCAGCTACACAATCCAGTAAAGAATGAGGCCCAAAAAACCATGTTTGCACGGGCTGGACGGCTCTTGTCGAAAGGAAGGTTGCCTGCATCAAGAAGGTTCAGGATCGGAAGATCATTTTTCTCCTCTAGCAGAGACTGCTCCCGAGTCATGGAGATGGAGCTGACGAGCTGCTGACGAAGTCGGAGCTCGGTTTCAAGTCGGATGCCTTTGAGGCGGATGGCGGGGTCGCTGCTCGTTTGGTAGTTGCGATTGACTTCCAGAAATCGGCGAAACGCATCCTCTGCCTCATCCATTTCCTTCCGGGCCTCGACCAACCGGGCTTCTGCGAACAGCGCCTTGGCCCCGCCGCGGGTGCGGCCCTTCTCGCGGTTGAATGTCTCAAGCAGGCTTACGGCCTCCCGAACCACGGACTGAGACAGTTCGGGCGAGGTCGTCTCGGCGCTGAGAGTGATCACCTTGGACTTCATGTCCCGCGAAACCGTCAGGACGGTCGTCAATCCCGCGATAGCCCGATCCATATTCCTGGCCTTCAAGTAATCGTAGAGGGTCTTTTTCTGGGTTTCGGCGCGCCCAAATCGCCAAGTGCGCTCGTGGAATTGGAATTCGGTCTGGAGCAGCTTTTCGCGCAACCAACGGCTGTTGAGAATATCGACAAAATTTGCGTCGCTGCCATCGCCTCCCGGGATGCTCACGCCGAAGGCCGCCGCCGCGCTGGCCAAGCCACCCAGATTCCCCCCGAGCGCCTTGCTTTCCACGGGTAGCAGGCGTGCCTCGGACCGGTAGTAATCCGGCAGGGCCAGGGAGTAGAGGGCAGTCAGGAGCCCTGCCAGAAGGGCTAGGCCCAGGGACCGTTTCGCGCTGCCCAGGAGTGCCAGGGCCTTGGAAGTGAAGGAATCGTTCATTCGCTGGTATCCCTTTCGGGTCGAAGACCCCAATTGCAGGTCGAGTCCTGTCCAGGAGGGTGGGCGGCCGATTAACTGACTGGTCTCGTGGGAGTCGGCTCCGGATTCAGGTCAGTCGCTACGCCATCCAGGTCATGGAATCGTTTCTTCAGGATGCCATCCAGGGGGAATTTCTCCAAGACCTGGACGATCCGCCGGCTGGCCCCGCCATCCCCGTAGGGATTCCGGACGGATGGGAGCATCTGCCGGAACGAGAGGTCATACAGCTTGTGTATGGCGTCCAGGATGTCGCGATGGAACGGAGGGCAATCGATGACGCTGGCCGCCTTCAGACGGCCCCGTTGCCGGTCGCCGATGTTGACCGTTCCAATCCCGAGGCTGGGGGCCTCGGCAAGTCCGCTGGACGAATTCCCGATCACCCCATCGACCCACTTCAGGCAGGACAGGTATCTGAGCTGACCCAACGAGGTATAGGCCCGTGCATTCGGGTGAGCCGCCACAAAGCCTTCAACCTGCCGGGCCAAGTCTCGGCTTCCGGCGTCTGCGTTCGGCATCGAGAATATCAGATGGGTATCGTCAAGTTGGTCGAGAGCCCGGAGAAGCTCTGCCATCTGATGGGAGGACTGCCCCCCTTCGAGGGTCACGGGGTGGAAGGTCACTAGAAGGTTCTTCGCCCCCAACTGGAACTCAAGCGAGGCCTCGAGTTCCTGGCGACTCAACAGGTTCACGCGGGTAATCGCATCCACGCCCAACCCGCCCACCATAAAAACCCGATCAGGGGCCTCACCCAGCTGGATGACCCGGGCCCGGTATTCGGGGGCCGCGACGAAGTGGAGGTGGGCCATCTTCGTGACGGAATGGCGGATGGCCTCGTCGAACGCACCTTCGGTCGTTTCCCCTCCGTGCAGGTGGGCCACGGGGATGCCCAGGATGAGGGCGGCCGAGGCGGCGACCAGTACCTCGAACCGGTCTCCCAGGAGGAGGACCAGGTCCGGGGCCAGCCGGGCATACGCCTCCGACATGCCGATCAATCCGAGCCCCATGGACTTGCAAGTTCCGAGGTCCGTGTCGGAACTGAGCAGCATCTCGACCTTCGCGGTGATGGAGAACCCGTCGCGTTCGATGTCCCGGTAGGTCAGGCCGAATTCCGGGGACAGATGGGCTCCAGTGGCCAGGATCTGGAGCTCTGCCCGGTGTGAGTCCTTCAGCTCCTGGAGAATCCACCGGAGGAGCCCGTACTCCGCACGCGTGCCAGTGACCACACAGATTTTGCGATTCATAGGTCGATTAATTCGTCAGGGGCGAAATCCCGATGGGCCACCCGGCCAAGCACCTCGTCCCACCGCATGGGCGAGATGCCGGTGCCTGGGCGCTTGGCGGTCAGGTTGTCCGCCGTGAAACGCTCCCCTGCGCGAATCGCACGGGCGGCAATGAGGGATTTACGCGCAATGCCCTTGTTCTTGATTTCGCTTGGATTGGGGCGCTTGATGCCGTCGCCGAGGGCCTGCTCGATGTTGCGGATGGCATCCACCATGGCCTTCAGTTCGTGGGGTTCGAGGCTGGCCTGGTGATCGGGGCCGGGAAGGTTCCGGTCCGTCGTGAAGTGCTTCTCGATCACCGTGGCACCCAGGGCCACAGCGGCCACCGGAACCTCGATCCCAACCGTGTGGTCGGAGTAGCCGACCTCGACTCCGAACGCGTGGCCCATGTTGCACATGGCCCGGAGGTTTACCTCGGCCATGGGGGTCGGGTACTCGGTGCTGCAATGGAGAACGGTGACCTTGTCACGGGGGGTGCCGGCCTGCTCGATGACATCGAGCGCGGCCTCGATCTCGCCGAGGGTGGCCATTCCGGTCGAGAGGAGAACCGGTTTCCCGGTCCTGGCCACATGGCGGAGGAAGGGGAGGTTCGTGATCTCGCCGGAAGGAATCTTGACCCAGTCGATGCCGAGTTCGATCAGCATGTCAAAACTCTCCGGGTCGAACGCGGTGGAGAGAAACTGGATCCCGTGCTGTTGGCAGGTTTCAAGGAGGACAAGGTGGTCCTCCTTGGTCAATTCCAGCTTTCGGACCATCTCGAACTGGCTCTCACTCGGATTAGTTGTCGCATTTTGGTAGTTGGCCTTCGGCGCAGAAGACGAGACCAGTTTGGTGGTAACAAAGCTCTGGAACTTTACGATATCGGCCCCTGCAACTGCCGCAGAAGCAATAAGTTTCTTGGCAAGCATGAGGTCACCGTTATGATTGACCCCGGCCTCGGCTATGATGAGTGTTCTCTTAACCATAATTATCCCTAACCAATGAACCGAGTGTAATCCGCAAGATCATGTCGCACAGTGAGTCCCATCCCCACAATGCATTCCTTTCCAATTCTGACGCCTTGTTTAATCGTAACTCCACTACCCACAAAACTGCCATTCCCGATTGTTACATCGCCGTTAAGAATTGCACCGGTAGAAATGTGACAATGATTCCCAACACTTACATCATGTTCAATAAGAGAGCTTGTATTTATGATGCAATTGTTGCCAATGGCTGAGCCTGCATTGACGATTGCTCCATGTAATATGACAGATCCATCTCCGACAATTGAATTTTTAGACACATAGGCACGCGGTGATATAATAATAGGTAGTTTGAATCCAAGGCTTTGAACTTTCTCATATAATCGGACTCGATTTTCTGATGATTCGATTTGTCCAATTGTAATTAGTGCGTAGCTGTATGATTTGGACAATCGGGAGAGGTCCGCATCTGTCCCGATTACTTTGTAGCCTAAGTGTAAAGAACCGATTTCCGTTTCTTTGTCAATTAGACCGGCAATCTCGTATATATTTTGCTGTTCGATGACATCAAGGCACGAATGGCAGTGACCGCCGGCTCCAACTAATATTATTTGGGGTTTGTTCATTTGCGGGACTCATCATTGACGGGGAATACTGGGATGGCCGGGACTTGACTCTACTTGAGGATTTCTCGCACGGCCTCGATGACCATCGCTTGATCCTTCTTGGACAGGCTCGTGGAGCACGGGAGGGACAGGCCAAAGGAGCAGAGGGATTCGGACACCTTTCCCGATCCGAGAAGCGGGACCCCCTGGTAGGGGGGCATCAGGTGCAGGGCCGTCCATAAGGGGCGGGTTTGGACGCCCCTTTTTAGCAGTTGCTCTAGGGGCTGCTCCCAGGGGCGAGAGAACATCACGGAGTATAGCCAGAAGGTCGGGGTCAACCCCGTCGGGCGAGGAGGGCAGCGCAGGCCTTCGAGGCCCTGGAAAGCTTCATCGTAGGTGCGGGCAATGTCAGCCTTCTTGTCGAGAAAGGCGTCGAGGCGTTCAAGCTGGGCCACTCCGAGTGCTGCCGCGAGATTGGTCAGCCGGTAGTTGTACCCCACTTCGTTGTGGAAATAGGCATAGCCGGGAAGCTTGGCCTGAGTGATCAGATATTTGGCTCGCTGGGCCAGGGCGGCGTCCGAGGACACCAGCATCCCCCCGCCTCCAGTGGTCATGATCTTGTTCCCGTTGAAGGAGAAGCATCCAATCCGACCGATGGTGCCGACCTGTCGCCCCTTGTAGGGGCCGTCAGTGTAGCGGGCCCCGAGGGCTTCAGCGGCATCCTCGATCAGCCAGACTCCGTGGCGATCGCAGGCGTCCGCGATGGCCTCGATCCGGGCCGGATAACCCAGGATGTGCACGGCCAGGACCACCTTTGGCATGCGCAGGCCGAGGCGGGCGCGCCGGTCGAGTTCCTCGACCACGAGACCAGGCTCCAGGTTCCAGGTATCGAACTCCGAGTCGACCAGGATGGGGGTCCCACCCTGGTAGAAGATGGGGTTCCCT harbors:
- a CDS encoding glycosyltransferase family 4 protein; the encoded protein is MTESPAISNKQFIFFTNIPAPYRIAFYNELYERGLDFIVYYMRETENDRNWVLDRASLKHPFYIDRGFYWRLGRFHIHFNPRLLWMLLTSRRKEVVIGGSWNDINVLILATLKRLGLYRSQLHFWSEANYLTIGASNDNMIKKWMRKYVYNASTGAQISSGRMVEITFQKWGMPDKAFIDLPNTIDESSFQLTNEDVEQRYLRITPTILFSLRLDERIKGLINFLKAIGDDNIRKARFVVAGDGPDRASVQAYLSEHNIESHVQLLGHCETQQLVRLYREAQVLTLPSFTDASPLVLVEGLRMKLPLLVSNRCGNHFEVLEEGKNGFLFDPFDPSQIKTAFESMLSRQADWKQMGEASGEIYSRIFDCKSVITRFISELNTFTPVAK
- a CDS encoding NAD-dependent epimerase/dehydratase family protein → MESPLGHMSRGNRLGPTDNESTDLALCGAGRFSIMPLGDTSLKVLVTGGAGFIGSNLAECLLEMGHSVRILDNFSEGDRRNLEDLKGDLEIMEGDITRSEDCARACRGVDLVTHQAALGSVPRSVVMPELYSFHNLHGFVTLCNQARLAGVTRIVYASSSSIYGDLKESPISETNRGLPLSPYAASKQGNEDFAAAFHYAHGMTLVGLRYFNVFGPKQNPRGPYAAVIPLFVSQLLRGESPTIFGSGEQSRDFVYVRNVAQSNILGLFGDLPPGAHLINVGSGQRTTINDLYRLIALALHSSITPIHVEERKGDIRDSLADIQRAKSLLGYENSIDIHEGISRTVEWCRNHPDRLR
- the neuC gene encoding UDP-N-acetylglucosamine 2-epimerase — translated: MNRKICVVTGTRAEYGLLRWILQELKDSHRAELQILATGAHLSPEFGLTYRDIERDGFSITAKVEMLLSSDTDLGTCKSMGLGLIGMSEAYARLAPDLVLLLGDRFEVLVAASAALILGIPVAHLHGGETTEGAFDEAIRHSVTKMAHLHFVAAPEYRARVIQLGEAPDRVFMVGGLGVDAITRVNLLSRQELEASLEFQLGAKNLLVTFHPVTLEGGQSSHQMAELLRALDQLDDTHLIFSMPNADAGSRDLARQVEGFVAAHPNARAYTSLGQLRYLSCLKWVDGVIGNSSSGLAEAPSLGIGTVNIGDRQRGRLKAASVIDCPPFHRDILDAIHKLYDLSFRQMLPSVRNPYGDGGASRRIVQVLEKFPLDGILKKRFHDLDGVATDLNPEPTPTRPVS
- the neuB gene encoding N-acetylneuraminate synthase gives rise to the protein MVKRTLIIAEAGVNHNGDLMLAKKLIASAAVAGADIVKFQSFVTTKLVSSSAPKANYQNATTNPSESQFEMVRKLELTKEDHLVLLETCQQHGIQFLSTAFDPESFDMLIELGIDWVKIPSGEITNLPFLRHVARTGKPVLLSTGMATLGEIEAALDVIEQAGTPRDKVTVLHCSTEYPTPMAEVNLRAMCNMGHAFGVEVGYSDHTVGIEVPVAAVALGATVIEKHFTTDRNLPGPDHQASLEPHELKAMVDAIRNIEQALGDGIKRPNPSEIKNKGIARKSLIAARAIRAGERFTADNLTAKRPGTGISPMRWDEVLGRVAHRDFAPDELIDL
- a CDS encoding acetyltransferase — encoded protein: MNKPQIILVGAGGHCHSCLDVIEQQNIYEIAGLIDKETEIGSLHLGYKVIGTDADLSRLSKSYSYALITIGQIESSENRVRLYEKVQSLGFKLPIIISPRAYVSKNSIVGDGSVILHGAIVNAGSAIGNNCIINTSSLIEHDVSVGNHCHISTGAILNGDVTIGNGSFVGSGVTIKQGVRIGKECIVGMGLTVRHDLADYTRFIG
- a CDS encoding aminotransferase class I/II-fold pyridoxal phosphate-dependent enzyme, with translation MSPENIRWTKGCDKMIALAEPNLSGNESEYIRQCMDTNFVSSVGPFVPRFEEAFAQFVGTPHAVAVSNGTAAIHMALILAGVGPGDEVIVSDFTFAASGNPIFYQGGTPILVDSEFDTWNLEPGLVVEELDRRARLGLRMPKVVLAVHILGYPARIEAIADACDRHGVWLIEDAAEALGARYTDGPYKGRQVGTIGRIGCFSFNGNKIMTTGGGGMLVSSDAALAQRAKYLITQAKLPGYAYFHNEVGYNYRLTNLAAALGVAQLERLDAFLDKKADIARTYDEAFQGLEGLRCPPRPTGLTPTFWLYSVMFSRPWEQPLEQLLKRGVQTRPLWTALHLMPPYQGVPLLGSGKVSESLCSFGLSLPCSTSLSKKDQAMVIEAVREILK